One Dehalococcoidia bacterium DNA window includes the following coding sequences:
- a CDS encoding 1-deoxy-D-xylulose-5-phosphate reductoisomerase: protein MDRVRKRLAILGSTGSIGQQTLEVVQAFPDRLEVAALAAGSNTTLLKQQTQQFKPKLVSSQATNQSLPLEEIAGHPDIDLVMVATSGKAGLLPTLAAIRARKIVALANKEALVMAGQIVMAEAEKHAVEIRPVDSEHSAIWQCLQGEASNKIAQIILTASGGPFRNRSMEDLAMVTASEALRHPIWKMGRKVTIDSANLMNKGMEVIEAHWLFGVPFDKIKVMVHPGSIIHSMVEFTDGSVKAQLGMPDMRLPIQYALSHPERWANPALPKIDFDKVESLKLEPVNLERYPCLRLALEAGKAGDTHPAVLSAADEIAVDRFLSGDIGFLDIPKLLENTLGKHKRVSNPTLNDILAADSWAREAAKGWRSK, encoded by the coding sequence ATGGATCGTGTGAGAAAGCGGCTGGCCATTCTGGGCTCCACCGGGTCCATCGGGCAGCAAACCCTTGAAGTAGTGCAGGCATTTCCAGATAGACTCGAAGTGGCGGCTCTGGCCGCCGGAAGCAATACCACCCTTCTCAAACAGCAGACTCAACAATTCAAACCGAAGCTGGTCTCCTCCCAGGCAACTAACCAATCGCTACCCCTCGAAGAAATCGCCGGCCACCCGGATATCGATCTGGTGATGGTGGCCACCTCTGGAAAGGCCGGACTTCTTCCCACACTGGCCGCAATTCGCGCACGGAAGATCGTCGCGCTGGCCAACAAAGAAGCGCTGGTCATGGCAGGCCAGATCGTCATGGCCGAAGCGGAAAAACACGCTGTAGAGATCAGGCCCGTCGATAGCGAACACAGCGCCATCTGGCAATGTCTTCAGGGAGAGGCGTCCAACAAAATTGCTCAGATCATCCTCACCGCCTCGGGCGGCCCCTTCCGAAATCGCTCAATGGAGGACCTGGCCATGGTAACCGCCTCGGAGGCTCTGAGGCATCCCATCTGGAAGATGGGACGCAAGGTGACCATCGATTCGGCCAATCTGATGAACAAAGGCATGGAGGTCATCGAAGCGCACTGGCTTTTCGGTGTCCCGTTCGATAAAATCAAAGTGATGGTCCATCCCGGCAGCATCATTCATTCGATGGTAGAATTCACCGACGGCTCGGTCAAGGCACAGCTCGGCATGCCCGATATGCGCCTGCCGATTCAATATGCGCTCTCCCATCCGGAACGCTGGGCCAATCCTGCCCTGCCTAAAATCGACTTCGACAAAGTGGAATCGCTCAAGCTGGAACCGGTGAATCTGGAGAGATATCCCTGCCTGCGTCTGGCGCTGGAGGCCGGAAAAGCAGGCGATACTCACCCGGCCGTCTTGAGCGCCGCCGATGAAATCGCTGTGGACCGTTTTCTTTCCGGGGATATCGGATTCCTCGATATCCCCAAACTGCTGGAAAACACTCTGGGCAAGCACAAACGGGTCTCAAACCCGACTCTCAATGATATTCTAGCGGCTGACTCCTGGGCCAGGGAAGCAGCGAAGGGGTGGCGATCGAAATGA
- a CDS encoding phosphatidate cytidylyltransferase: MLRQRVLSSIVLIPILIAAIWFGDPWFTLIVAVFGILGAVEFYRMAKAVDGEPASALGFLLVLAFIIGAHSDDGRLPPLLVTTAVLLPLIWFIRTPDRSKAFLSWAWTITGAFYIGWTMSHFVLLRELDDGRDWVFLALLGTFTSDTVAFFVGRSFGKHKMAPSISPGKTWEGAIGGVAGAIAAVIVLGMITGLDEIGYVKLIPLGLLLSLFAQVGDLSESVLKRSSGIKDAGSLIPGHGGVLDRLDSIIFSVVLVYYYILWIV; this comes from the coding sequence ATGCTCCGGCAGAGGGTTCTCAGTTCAATCGTTTTGATCCCCATCCTGATAGCCGCCATCTGGTTTGGCGACCCTTGGTTCACTCTTATCGTCGCTGTGTTTGGCATTCTCGGGGCGGTGGAATTCTACCGGATGGCAAAGGCCGTAGATGGAGAACCGGCTTCCGCCCTGGGTTTTCTACTAGTTCTGGCTTTCATCATCGGCGCCCATTCCGATGATGGGCGACTTCCCCCGCTCCTGGTCACTACAGCAGTGCTGCTCCCTCTGATCTGGTTCATCAGGACTCCCGATAGATCAAAGGCCTTTTTGAGCTGGGCATGGACCATCACCGGCGCTTTCTATATCGGCTGGACAATGAGCCACTTTGTCCTCCTGCGAGAGCTGGATGATGGCCGGGATTGGGTATTCCTGGCTCTCCTGGGCACCTTTACCTCAGATACCGTGGCCTTCTTTGTGGGCCGATCTTTTGGAAAACACAAGATGGCTCCTTCGATCAGCCCGGGCAAGACATGGGAGGGAGCAATCGGAGGGGTGGCGGGAGCCATAGCGGCAGTTATCGTTCTGGGCATGATCACCGGACTCGATGAGATCGGTTATGTCAAGCTCATCCCGCTGGGACTCCTGCTCAGCCTTTTTGCCCAGGTGGGAGACCTTTCCGAATCGGTGCTCAAGAGAAGCTCCGGCATCAAAGATGCCGGGAGCCTCATTCCCGGCCATGGCGGCGTCCTCGACCGTCTGGACAGCATCATCTTCAGCGTGGTTCTGGTATACTATTACATATTATGGATCGTGTGA
- a CDS encoding isoprenyl transferase yields the protein MDQVVNNSKTIAAKPAAADSDSISVPAHVAIIMDGNGRWAQQRGLSRIEGHHAGTENIRRIIKAFARHGVKYLTLYAFSTENWNRPAEEVKGLLEILAEVIDRELETLHKENIKLVHLGSPDGLSEELRAKVIEAMDLTRDNTRLTLNLAFNYGGRADIVNAVRQIVKDGIPAQDIDENTIARYLYTSGLPDPDLIIRTAGELRLSNFLTWQAAYSEYHYTKTLWPDFDEEDIAIALADYSQRERRFGGLGPNGGKGS from the coding sequence ATGGATCAAGTTGTCAATAACAGCAAAACAATTGCAGCAAAGCCGGCCGCTGCCGATTCCGATAGCATCTCGGTTCCCGCCCACGTGGCCATCATCATGGACGGCAACGGCAGGTGGGCTCAGCAGAGAGGGTTATCCCGGATCGAAGGCCATCATGCCGGAACCGAAAACATCCGCCGCATCATCAAGGCCTTCGCCCGGCACGGGGTGAAATACCTGACGCTCTACGCCTTCTCCACCGAGAACTGGAACCGCCCGGCCGAGGAAGTGAAGGGGTTGCTGGAAATACTGGCTGAAGTCATCGATCGCGAGCTGGAAACCCTCCACAAGGAGAATATAAAACTCGTTCATCTGGGAAGTCCCGATGGATTATCGGAGGAACTCCGGGCCAAGGTGATCGAAGCCATGGATTTGACCCGAGACAATACGCGGCTGACCCTCAACCTGGCATTCAACTACGGAGGCCGCGCCGATATTGTCAACGCCGTGCGGCAAATCGTCAAAGACGGAATTCCCGCCCAGGACATCGATGAAAACACGATTGCCCGGTATCTCTATACCAGCGGGCTTCCCGATCCTGACCTGATCATCCGCACCGCTGGAGAGCTGCGGCTGAGCAACTTCCTTACCTGGCAGGCAGCCTACAGCGAGTACCACTACACCAAAACGCTCTGGCCCGATTTCGATGAAGAAGATATCGCCATAGCCCTGGCAGATTACAGCCAGCGAGAGCGCCGCTTCGGAGGATTGGGGCCAAACGGAGGGAAGGGAAGCTAG
- the frr gene encoding ribosome recycling factor, producing MIREVLSTAETKMIKAGEVLGKDLAGIRTGRASPGLVENIRVDYYGTPTPINQLAGIAIPEARIILIQPWDKQALAAIEKALRKSELGLNPSNDGTVIRLNIPPLTEERRKDLVKLVRKRVEEGRIAIRNIRRDALEKLRDLQKSKEISEDEEKKATHQLQELTDRFIEEVNQIGKNKETEVLET from the coding sequence ATGATAAGAGAAGTTCTTTCTACGGCCGAGACTAAGATGATCAAAGCGGGCGAAGTGCTGGGGAAGGATTTGGCGGGAATACGCACCGGACGCGCCAGCCCGGGACTGGTTGAAAACATCCGGGTGGACTACTATGGAACTCCCACTCCAATCAACCAGCTTGCCGGTATTGCCATCCCGGAAGCCCGAATAATCCTCATACAGCCCTGGGATAAACAGGCGTTGGCAGCTATCGAAAAAGCCCTGCGCAAATCGGAGCTGGGCCTGAACCCGTCCAATGACGGTACCGTCATCAGGCTCAACATACCGCCGCTCACCGAGGAACGCAGAAAAGACCTGGTGAAACTGGTACGCAAGAGAGTTGAGGAAGGACGCATCGCCATCCGAAATATCAGAAGGGATGCGCTGGAAAAACTGCGGGACCTGCAGAAATCCAAGGAAATATCCGAGGATGAGGAAAAGAAGGCCACACACCAGCTTCAGGAATTGACAGACCGATTTATTGAGGAAGTCAACCAGATCGGAAAGAACAAGGAAACAGAAGTCCTGGAAACCTAA
- the pyrH gene encoding UMP kinase — protein MNNPRYKRVLLKISGEALAGDRLSGAEARIDPKVLATISQQIEPVLKVGVEVAIVVGGGNIWRGSAAKANGMDRSTADYAGMLATVINALALQDALEKMGITVRTQSAIAMQSVAEPYIRRRAIRHLEKGRVVLFAAGTGNPYMTTDTAAALRAIDIGASILLMGKNKVDGVYDSDPRTNKTAKKFARLDYMEAIGKRLEVMDSTALTLCMENDLPVLVFDLLAPNAIKKAVMGEDIGTLVSN, from the coding sequence ATGAATAATCCCCGATACAAACGAGTTCTTCTTAAAATCAGCGGGGAAGCCTTGGCAGGGGATCGGCTATCCGGCGCCGAAGCCCGCATTGATCCCAAAGTCTTAGCTACCATTTCCCAGCAGATTGAGCCCGTCCTCAAAGTCGGAGTGGAAGTAGCGATTGTTGTCGGCGGGGGAAATATCTGGAGAGGATCGGCAGCCAAAGCCAACGGAATGGATCGCTCCACAGCTGATTATGCCGGGATGCTGGCCACAGTAATCAATGCCCTTGCCCTCCAGGATGCCCTAGAAAAAATGGGCATCACTGTCCGAACACAAAGTGCCATTGCCATGCAATCAGTGGCTGAACCGTATATCAGAAGGAGAGCTATCCGGCATCTGGAAAAAGGCAGGGTAGTGCTCTTTGCCGCCGGAACAGGTAATCCCTACATGACCACGGATACAGCCGCAGCCCTGAGAGCCATTGATATCGGTGCCTCCATTCTATTAATGGGGAAAAACAAGGTTGACGGAGTCTATGATTCCGATCCCCGGACCAACAAAACGGCCAAAAAGTTCGCGCGATTGGACTACATGGAGGCGATCGGAAAACGGCTTGAGGTCATGGATTCAACCGCTCTGACGCTCTGCATGGAAAACGATCTCCCTGTGCTTGTCTTCGATCTCCTGGCACCGAATGCCATAAAAAAAGCAGTGATGGGAGAAGATATTGGAACGCTCGTCTCAAACTGA
- a CDS encoding elongation factor Ts: protein MQITVELIKELREKTGIGIMDCKKALQDCKGDLDAATQMLKEQGFAVAEKKKGRAMGSGMVQSYIHLGGRIGALVEIKCETDFVARTSDFTDLVHDIAMQVAAMKPKYISSDQAQEGEVAEEVCLLCQPFIKDPKKTIQDLLVETIAKVGENIGVARIARFELGE, encoded by the coding sequence TTGCAAATCACTGTTGAGCTGATAAAAGAGCTACGCGAAAAAACCGGCATCGGGATTATGGACTGCAAAAAGGCCCTTCAGGATTGCAAGGGCGATCTTGATGCAGCCACGCAGATGCTAAAAGAACAAGGGTTCGCTGTCGCTGAGAAGAAAAAGGGGCGCGCCATGGGCAGCGGCATGGTCCAATCATATATCCATCTTGGCGGCAGAATTGGCGCGCTGGTAGAAATCAAATGCGAGACGGATTTCGTTGCCAGGACTTCTGACTTCACCGACCTGGTTCACGATATTGCCATGCAAGTGGCCGCCATGAAACCGAAGTATATTTCCTCAGATCAGGCCCAGGAGGGAGAAGTCGCTGAGGAGGTCTGTCTCTTGTGCCAGCCTTTCATCAAGGACCCCAAGAAAACCATCCAGGATCTACTGGTGGAGACCATAGCCAAGGTTGGGGAAAACATCGGCGTGGCCAGAATTGCTCGATTTGAACTGGGTGAGTAG
- the rpsB gene encoding 30S ribosomal protein S2, whose amino-acid sequence MEPVSIKLLLEAGVHFGHQKRRWNPRMSEYVFTQRNGIHIIDLQKTLVKLQEARKFVRDLIAGGGDIVFLGTKKQAQEVIQDEAKRCGACYVNRRWLGGTLTNFATIQARIDYLVRLEDQKARGEFDRLSKKEAGKKEKEIARLNQLFGGVKEMEKIPKAMFIVDAVKEKIAIHEARQLGIPIVGMVDTDCDPREIDYPIPSNDDAIKSVRLICSVMANAVLEGKAGIEPADKDIVMEDMPKESEALLVPLAQNGKEE is encoded by the coding sequence ATCGAGCCCGTCTCGATTAAGCTCTTGCTCGAGGCTGGCGTTCATTTTGGGCACCAGAAGAGGCGCTGGAATCCCCGCATGAGCGAATACGTCTTCACGCAGCGCAACGGGATTCATATCATCGATCTGCAGAAAACCCTGGTCAAGCTGCAGGAAGCCCGTAAGTTCGTGAGAGACCTTATCGCCGGTGGAGGAGACATCGTCTTCCTGGGAACCAAGAAGCAAGCCCAGGAAGTCATCCAAGACGAAGCTAAGCGGTGCGGTGCGTGTTATGTCAACAGACGATGGCTGGGCGGAACACTAACCAACTTCGCCACCATCCAGGCTCGCATCGATTACCTCGTCCGTCTGGAAGACCAAAAAGCCCGGGGAGAGTTTGATCGCCTGTCAAAGAAAGAGGCAGGAAAAAAGGAAAAGGAGATCGCCCGACTCAACCAGCTCTTTGGCGGAGTCAAGGAGATGGAGAAAATCCCCAAGGCGATGTTCATAGTGGACGCGGTCAAGGAGAAAATTGCTATCCATGAAGCCCGCCAACTCGGCATTCCCATCGTAGGCATGGTGGATACCGATTGCGATCCGAGAGAGATCGACTATCCGATCCCATCCAATGATGATGCCATTAAATCGGTTCGGCTCATATGCAGCGTTATGGCCAATGCCGTACTGGAAGGCAAAGCGGGGATTGAACCTGCGGATAAGGATATCGTCATGGAGGATATGCCCAAAGAGAGTGAAGCGCTGCTCGTCCCTCTCGCTCAGAACGGCAAAGAAGAATAA